The DNA segment taattatttaaattcatgtcattttttgtaattttttatttaaaaataattttgaataatgtaatttaaacaatatttaatttactataattcattttgaataaaaattaccaaacataaacCAAGTTAATACTAACTTACTtttaatcaaaatcaattctacAAAATCAAATTTATACAAACCTCTGTTTACAAAcggtaatccaaacacacacttatTAATCCTAAAGATGGTGAATAGGAAAAATTTTACGGCTCGCCTTCTCTGAATGATTCTAGAATTGGTACCAACTTTAATAAACGGTCACTTTCTTTTGGATTATGTTACttatgttaataaaatttaactacaTTGTGTTTTTGTTACATTCAAGATAGTTTGCCATATTCCATAAGGATTCTCCTATAATCTGCAATTCGAAATTGCAACAACTTCAAAGTTACTAAGTGCCTCTTTGGATAAGATCAtaagttactttttttttttaatttatgaaaaaatataatattaatctctgatataattttcaaaactaaATTGTAGCTTTCTAAAATGCTATTTTAGTGCTTAcgtaaaagttaaaaaaaatgatttctttcataataaaattttttttattactcttctcttaaaataaacacttttagaacaaaaaaaaacaaatagaaaataacttatttataagttacttttaatataagcatttattgtttaagttattttttcaaaagGAATTTAATTAAACTGTTTACCCAAACAGAACCTAAGAATGATGTTGAATTGATTATGGATTGGAAGAACACTTCTACTAAGCAAACTGAGATTCCTTTCATGCCGGCTCGTGTTCTATGTCAGGTTTGTTCCATTTCCATGAATCAAGGACTAGTTTGAATGATTGAACTTTTTGTTTCCTTAGCCTTTTGATTTTGTTACAAGGATGGTAACTGCATTCTGGCTTTGGTTGATCTTACTTCTTTGAGGGATGCCATGAAGAATCTTGGCCGTGATCCTAATAAGATTTGTCCTCTGTTATGAATCCAAATAGGTAAAAACTCATGTGCAATTGTGTTCATATAAAGATGATAGTAAGAATTGTTAGATTGTTTGATATGTTTGATTAAAGTGTCACCTAACTAttctcagttatcaacttcacgttaAGACAACTGCATGCGAGTTTTCACCATCCAATTATTTAATCACTTTGCTAGTAAATGCATTTAACATGTTTTTGGTTAATTAGGTTTAGCTATTTCTTTCAGGTTGATGTAGCAAGATCAGATGATGCATTACAAGCAAATATGGAATGTGAGTTCCATAGGAATAGAGAGAGATTTGGTTTCCTTAAATGGGGTTCGTCAGCTCTCGATAACATGATTGTTGTTCCTCCAGGTTCTGGAATAGTCCATCAGGTAAGATATATATCATTTGTAGAATTCTGTGCGTAATTGGACTCAgaaatggagagattcaactTAATTTGTAGGTGAATCTTGAATACCTTCTACTGGTGGTTTTCGAAGCTGATGGGAGTAGGCAGCAATGCTTGGCCAGGTTAAGTATATATAATAAAGGTGGTTTGTTTTTAGATATAAATCAAGATAAAAGTTCCATGTTATGAACTATTTGATGCAGCTTATAGTTTTAGTAGTATAATCTGATTATGAATTACAtctctctgaattttcaaaTGCTTATCTTAAGTTggcttttttaatatttgaatcaaATGTGAATTACATGTCTGTTTTCACATTTTTCTAGCTTTGATGATCCTGATAAGTGCACTCACATTTTGGTGTGACAGCCAATGACTATGATCTTTATAAAACTCTGAAATTGATTACATGTCCAAGTTTTCTTGGTTACAGGTGAACAAGTCAAGTTAGTACTTAACAGAAGTTTCGAATTTCTATGATCACGAAATCTTTGCTGGTTTTCCAGTATCATGATGAAAGAGTATATACATCTCAATTGGGAGATGTTAAGTCCTGTATTTCAGGGCCTAAGAGGTAAATACATAGCTCACAAATATTTCTATACTTGTAGTTCTATACTCAAGTCTAGCTCCTGGATCAAGGGTAGTTACAGAATATCTGAGACAAAGGTTTTTGATACATATTGCCTATGCGTTTGTTATTAGTTGcatttatatttgaatataaGTGCATAgcatatttatattaaactttATATACAGTGGCCTGCAAAATTATTTGAAGCAGCTAGGCTTTCACACTGTTGGATATGGTTGCACAACTTGCATTGGGAATTTCGAATAAGGGTACTTGGCGAAAAAGTATTTAGTACATGTCAATCTGCATAACATTGTTCATCCATTGGTCTAAATTTAACAATATTCAATGCAAAATTTTGCAGACATCATTGCTGCTTCTGTTCTCCCCGGAAACAGAAATTTCGAAGGGCGTGTTGGATCCGCTAGTCGGCACGGTCAGAGAATGTCTTCTTCTGCATCCATTTTGTAGCAGATGTAAGAACTAACTTCAAAAATATGTTAAACATGCTTATTTTTTAACTACAATGATAACTTGCTTTTCTGGTTGACATTGATTTTAGTAGAGCCAATTGGAAATGGAAACAATGTGTACTTAAAAGATATCTGGCCTAGTACTAAAGAGGTCTCATAGgtaaaaagaaaagtgaaatcATGGAAAAAATGAATTTAGGCTGCGTTTGGCGACTGTTTTAGAATCTCGGGACACATATTTTTACAttggaaaagtatagggtaacttattatcaacaataattaattattatattttgaacacatatataaatagatacattcaaaaaatatatttataaagacaCTTTTATTAAATACAGTCATAAAAAGGACAttttattagacacatttataaagacacttttattaaacacagttataaataagagttgacaGAAGTTGGCAAAAATGTTGTTAATAACATAGcaaaattgtatatttaatggtttttaattatgattttaCAGATAATTGTCACggccttggacacactccaacgctaccgtgccggcactcggacttactcaacctcttgagctaagaccaagtcagcctaaccctcgatacttagcaagaaagctaagaacacaagagaacacaagagaaaggaagtttggtggaaagaacactttattgctcaagtgtttgttacaaatgattcacacacACCCACACTAACTCTTACCTCCTATTTATAGCCATTCACCTCCTCAATGAatggttaggattaaatctaatcaatggTCTAGATTAATCATCTAGAACCTTCTTTATAAATATCTATCCTACTACTACTTTATAAATACTTCTAGATTGTTCCATACAACTCTTCATACTTTTATATCAATCCACACTCTTCTAGAATATTCCATGATCTTCTAgagtcttctagaaccttctagaGTATTCCGGAACCTTCTAGGACATTCTAAAACGTTCCGGAACCATCTAGAGTATTCTCAAACACTCCAAAAAACTATACAAACACTGTTAAATTTAACCTTCTAAAGGTCactgtgtttgaatttttttacttaCTTAAATATTAAGAGAAGTTAGTGTATGATTTTACAAATCCAACAATTGTCATGTCTTAATATTAGAGATAATGAATAGGGCGAGAAAGCAGTAATTGCTTAAGAGCTTTGACAGAATCCACGGTAGCAACCTTGTTTTAATATTATAGTATGcatcattttaatattattattttcttaattaatacatATTATCTTTATCTTgttaaacaataatataaatgtataattaattaataataattgtattttttatacgAGTGGCAGGAGAATTTggtatattaatttttgaaacaggCGGTGCAGATGGAACTAGCATATATAGAGTGTTTGGTAAGTAGTAGAAGCtactttttttttggattatgAAAAGTTATAATTTGCGTGTTTggcactattttaaaaaaa comes from the Arachis duranensis cultivar V14167 chromosome 7, aradu.V14167.gnm2.J7QH, whole genome shotgun sequence genome and includes:
- the LOC110273642 gene encoding uncharacterized protein LOC110273642 yields the protein MDWKNTSTKQTEIPFMPARVLCQVDVARSDDALQANMECSGIVHQVNLEYLLLVVFEADGSRQQCLARLSIYNKGGLFLDINQDKSSML